Proteins from one Thalassophryne amazonica chromosome 20, fThaAma1.1, whole genome shotgun sequence genomic window:
- the cx30.9 gene encoding connexin 30.9, producing MNWSTLQALLSGVNKYSTAFGRVWLSMVFVFRVMVFVVAAQRVWSDENKDFVCNTAQPGCNNVCYDKIFPISHIRLWALQLIFITCPSLMVVGHVKYREKKDMQYTAFHKGSHLYANPGKKRGGLWWTYLVSLIFKAGFDAGFLYILYHIYDGYDMPRLSKCSLEPCPNMVDCFISRPTEKKIFTLFMVVSSAFCIFMCICEMIYLICKRIQKFLNKKAELEKRMFAERHEMTPLAAPRSDLRTSVKVDPTVSIQNLTNIKEEQGTSEIK from the exons ATGAACTGGTCTACTCTGCAGGCCCTCCTCAGCGGGGTCAACAAGTACTCCACCGCCTTCGGCCGCGTCTGGCTCTCCATGGTCTTTGTCTTCCGGGTGATGGTGTTCGTGGTGGCGGCCCAGCGGGTGTGGAGCGACGAGAATAAGGACTTTGTCTGCAACACGGCTCAGCCGGGCTGCAACAACGTTTGCTACGACAAGATCTTCCCCATCTCCCACATCCGCCTGTGGGCCCTGCAGCTCATCTTCATCACGTGTCCATCTCTGATGGTGGTGGGGCACGTCAAGTATCGAGAAAAGAAGGACATGCAGTACACCGCTTTCCACAAAGGTTCCCACCTGTACGCCAACCCTGGGAAGAAACGTGGAGGTCTGTGGTGGACGTACCTG GTGAGTCTGATATTCAAGGCCGGCTTTGACGCTGGCTTCCTCTATATACTCTACCACATCTACGACGGTTATGACATGCCCCGCCTCTCCAAGTGCTCGCTGGAGCCATGCCCCAACATGGTGGACTGCTTTATTTCACGACCCACAGAGAAAAAGATCTTCACCCTCTTCATGGTTGTGTCCTCTGCATTCTGCATCTTCATGTGCATCTGCGAGATGATTTATCTCATCTGCAAACGCATCCAGAAATTCCTTAACAAGAAGGCAGAGCTCGAAAAGAGGATGTTCGCCGAGAGACACGAGATGACTCCCCTGGCAGCACCGAGGTCAGACCTCAGGACCTCAGTCAAAGTGGACCCGACGGTGTCAATTCAAAACCTGACGAACATCAAGGAAGAGCAGGGGACATCGGAGATTAAATAA
- the pef1 gene encoding peflin → MSFHYNQGYPTGNPQPGAPYGEGTGPYTHPPSAPYGGASAPPGAPHGGYGVPGQGGHYGSTGGPYGGHPQGGMYGQHAPAGNIPPGVNPEAYQWFQSVDTDHSGFINLKELKQALLNSNSSSFNDETCLMMINMFDKTRSGHMDLFGFTALWDFMQRWRAMFQQYDSDRSGYINGTELHQALTQMGYHLSPQFAEALVRRFSVRGGRPGIQMDSFIQVCVQLQSMTQAFRERDTNMSGNIRMSYEDFLCGTITRLM, encoded by the exons ATGAGTTTTCATTATAACCAG GGTTACCCAACAGGAAATCCACAACCTGGTGCTCCTTATGGGGAAGGAACTGGCCCCTATACACATCCTCCTTCAGCTCCATATGGAGGTGCATCAGCTCCACCAGGAGCTCCTCATGGCGGTTATGGAGTGCCAGGGCAGGGAGGGCATTATGGATCCACTGGTGGGCCGTATGGGGGACACCCTCAGGGAGGAATGTATGGACAACATGCACCTGCAG GAAACATTCCCCCTGGTGTTAACCCAGAGGCTTACCAGTGGTTTCAGAGTGTTGATACTGACCACAGTGGCTTTATCAACCTGAAAGAGCTGAAGCAGGCGCTTCTCAACTCCAACAGCTCTTCCTTCAATGATGAGACCTGCCTCATGATGATCA ATATGTTCGACAAGACACGGTCTGGTCATATGGACCTCTTTGGATTCACAGCCCTGTGGGACTTCATGCAAAGGTGGAGAGCGATGTTCCAGCAGTATGACAGTGACCGGTCAGGCTACATCAACGGCACAGAGCTACACCAag CGCTCACCCAGATGGGATACCACCTGAGTCCCCAGTTTGCTGAGGCACTCGTGCGCCGCTTCAGTGTACGAGGCGGGCGACCCGGCATCCAAATGGACAGCTTCATCCAGGTGTGTGTCCAACTCCAGAGCATGACCCAGGCCTTCAGGgagagggacacaaacatgtcagGCAACATACGTATGAGCTACGAAGATTTCCTCTGCGGCACCATCACCAGGCTCATGTGA